In the Sulfobacillus thermosulfidooxidans DSM 9293 genome, CAAACCGTGCTATAATGTAATTGACAAATATGTGAATGATTTCACAAGGAGGAATAATGATGACTCACTCCAACGAAGAATTGTGCCCGGTCTGCCACCAATATCCTGTACGGTACCAAACGCTGAAGATTACTGGCGATGTCTACGCGATTTGTGACAATTACCCCGAATGTTCTTATGTTAGCCGGCTCGAGACCCCGGCACAAGACTGGGCGACCATGCGGCCCTCCGCTTAAATTTCAAAACATCAAGAAAACACCCCACCATCACGGCGGGGTGTTTTGCGGAGGACAGATTTAATCAGTAACAGCACCTCGGCTACTACTCGACACCAGTTTACGGTATTTGACCAGTACGCCACGGGTATATTTCGGATCGGGCGGTTGCCACTGCTGGCGACGGCGTTCGATTTCTTCTTCGGGCACATTCAGCTGTAAAAGACGCTTATCCGCATCAATGGTGATAGAATCCCCTTCTTGCACTAAAGCAATCGTGCCTCCCACATAAGCTTCTGGAGCGACGTGTCCCACGACTAAGCCGTATGTGCCGCCGGAAAAGCGTCCATCCGTAATCAGACCCACACTATCCCCTAGCCCCGCGCCAATCAGTGCGGATGTGGGGGACAACATCTCCCGCATTCCAGGCCCTCCTTTGGGACCTTCATAACGAATAACAATGACATCACCGGGATGAATCTGGTTCGATAAGATCGCTTCCATGCAAGCTTCTTCGGAATCAAACACGCGAGCCGGCCCGGTAATATGGTGTTGCTTAATCCCAGAAATCTTGGCGACCGCTCCTTCTTCCGCCAAATTTCCCTTCAGAATACTTAAATGTCCACTTGGGTAGATGGGGTTACTCCAGGAATGAATCACATCTTGATCGGCCCGGGGTTCAGGAGGCACGTCTTGCAACAAGTCGCCCAATGTCTCGCCTGTAATGGTTAGGACATCGCCATGAAGGAGTCCCCGGTCCAACAACATGCGCATCACCTGTGGAATTCCTCCGGCCCGATGAAGGTCGGTAGCAACATAACGCCCTGAGGGTTTTAGATCGCATAACACCGGAACACGTTGCCGGATGACCTCAAAATCATCAAGACTTAAGGGGACTTCCGCCGCGTGAGCAATCGCTAAGAGGTGCAAAACGGCATTGGTTGAGCCGCCTAACGCCATGACAACTGATATCGCATTTTCAAAAGCTTTTCGGGTCAACAAGTCCCGGGGACGAATATTCTTCTGAATCGCATTAACC is a window encoding:
- the ilvD gene encoding dihydroxy-acid dehydratase; the encoded protein is MENLRSRAITQGIQRSPNRAMLRAVGFGDDDFEKPIVGIANGFSSITPCNIGLGGLAERAERALREAGAMPQVFGIPTVSDGISMGTEGMHYSLVSREVIADSIETVCQAQRMDGVLAIGGCDKNMPGAMIAFARMNIPAIFVYGGTIKPGHYRGRDLTIVSSFEAVGEYVAQRIDYQELLEVERRACPGAGSCGGMYTANTMSSVFEAMGISAPYSSTMAAEDDEKADSAELSARILVNAIQKNIRPRDLLTRKAFENAISVVMALGGSTNAVLHLLAIAHAAEVPLSLDDFEVIRQRVPVLCDLKPSGRYVATDLHRAGGIPQVMRMLLDRGLLHGDVLTITGETLGDLLQDVPPEPRADQDVIHSWSNPIYPSGHLSILKGNLAEEGAVAKISGIKQHHITGPARVFDSEEACMEAILSNQIHPGDVIVIRYEGPKGGPGMREMLSPTSALIGAGLGDSVGLITDGRFSGGTYGLVVGHVAPEAYVGGTIALVQEGDSITIDADKRLLQLNVPEEEIERRRQQWQPPDPKYTRGVLVKYRKLVSSSSRGAVTD